A section of the Rhodothermus profundi genome encodes:
- a CDS encoding TonB-dependent receptor, with translation MTYVLMRSWLLLALVFLPGLAAAQSTATIQGQVTDAENGDPLPGANVVLYRPGETTVFRGTAADVSGNYRLENLPAGTYEVVARFVGYEDARQTVTLTAGATVTVNLALTPVELGLNPVVVTASRRQEKVLESPASISVLDARELEQTATHATVASLRYVPGVDIAQSSLNRFQVSLRGFNSVFVAKTYALVDYRQATTPSLAINAFSAMPIAPIDLARVEVVRGPNSALYGAGVEQGVIHFITKDPLTYPGTSVMIGGGERSIIQGALRHAGVINDRLGYKIVGYYSQGQDWRLDPDDPTDRELLNAIHPRWGGRDYDTWQGYVYGTLQYQLNPQTTLTASGGYSSIKQITLANTGENVLDNFSTYFAQLRLQAGGFFGQVFYTQNDDGNTHFVRSPVYVYEKSFLMSAQAQYSFSVLDDRQRFVIGADYRRTVPRTGGTIHGRFEGRDETNEVGGYVQSETRLGDALDIVLAGRLDYDDVIQKTQFSPRVAFVFKPSSTHSFRTTYNRAFTTPPGVNLFLDLFIEDRGPFGIRGVGAVDGWTFPSQVQTSSFIPGIRAWPGVGIPLAVAYQAVTAGLAAQGALPGPLVAFLQSKASQIQGFSSGLMVTPDGAVLTSLEDVPAARQTITNSYELGYKGLFANKLLVMVDLYYTRKKNFISELQPFTPLVVTPGVANDLAAAIMDAFTDDELAAYGLDRQTLAGIYQQAAAALAANPIGLIEPVENFDPNRKPELLLTYVNFGDVDYYGVDVAVQWTPDARWNLFANFSWVSDNFFDDEELGEPGTGREISMNAPRYKVGGGVTYTAPSGLSINLAGRYVDKFEVRSGIFRGTVESYFLLDLGVGYDLSRLAPGLRIDILAQNLLNNKHREYIGAPKMGRLITTRLTYTVGGY, from the coding sequence ATGACCTACGTGCTTATGCGTAGCTGGCTATTGCTAGCCCTGGTGTTTTTGCCTGGACTGGCTGCCGCGCAATCGACGGCCACGATTCAAGGGCAGGTGACGGATGCCGAAAATGGTGATCCCTTGCCGGGCGCCAACGTAGTCCTCTATCGTCCAGGTGAAACTACGGTCTTTCGGGGTACGGCAGCCGATGTTTCAGGAAACTATCGGTTAGAAAATCTGCCGGCCGGTACCTATGAGGTAGTTGCCCGCTTTGTGGGCTATGAAGATGCCCGGCAAACGGTTACGCTGACAGCCGGGGCTACGGTAACCGTTAACCTGGCCCTGACGCCCGTTGAACTGGGGTTGAACCCCGTGGTGGTAACGGCCTCTCGTCGGCAGGAGAAAGTGCTGGAGTCGCCAGCGTCCATTTCGGTATTAGACGCGCGAGAGCTGGAGCAAACGGCCACGCACGCTACGGTGGCCTCTTTGCGGTACGTTCCCGGCGTAGACATTGCGCAATCCAGCCTGAATCGTTTCCAGGTATCGCTGCGGGGGTTCAACTCTGTCTTCGTTGCCAAAACGTATGCCCTGGTGGATTACCGGCAGGCCACCACGCCTAGCCTGGCTATTAATGCCTTTTCCGCTATGCCTATTGCGCCGATTGACCTGGCCCGGGTTGAAGTGGTTCGAGGGCCTAACTCGGCGCTTTATGGTGCGGGTGTGGAGCAAGGCGTAATCCACTTCATCACAAAAGACCCACTGACTTATCCAGGTACGTCGGTCATGATTGGTGGAGGCGAGCGCTCAATCATTCAGGGGGCGCTTCGCCACGCAGGCGTCATCAATGATCGGCTGGGTTACAAAATTGTAGGTTACTACAGCCAGGGACAGGACTGGCGCCTGGATCCGGACGATCCAACAGATCGGGAGCTGCTCAATGCCATTCATCCCCGCTGGGGAGGACGCGATTACGACACCTGGCAGGGCTATGTCTACGGCACCTTGCAGTACCAACTGAATCCTCAGACCACGTTAACGGCCAGTGGCGGATACTCCTCCATCAAGCAAATTACACTGGCCAACACAGGCGAAAACGTGCTGGATAATTTCTCGACCTACTTTGCCCAGCTTCGGCTGCAGGCCGGTGGATTCTTCGGGCAGGTGTTTTACACGCAAAATGACGACGGCAACACGCACTTTGTGCGAAGCCCTGTCTATGTCTACGAAAAATCTTTTCTCATGAGCGCGCAGGCGCAGTACAGCTTCAGTGTGCTGGACGATCGCCAGCGCTTTGTCATAGGCGCCGACTACCGTCGGACGGTGCCCCGTACGGGCGGGACTATCCACGGCCGTTTCGAAGGACGGGATGAAACCAATGAGGTCGGCGGGTACGTCCAGTCGGAAACGCGTCTGGGCGACGCGCTCGACATCGTCCTGGCAGGACGCCTGGACTATGATGATGTGATTCAGAAAACGCAGTTCTCGCCGCGCGTGGCATTTGTCTTTAAGCCTTCTTCTACGCACAGCTTCCGCACCACCTATAACCGCGCGTTTACCACACCGCCGGGCGTGAACCTCTTCCTGGATCTCTTTATCGAAGATCGCGGACCCTTTGGCATACGGGGGGTAGGGGCCGTCGATGGCTGGACGTTCCCAAGCCAGGTGCAGACCTCTAGCTTCATTCCGGGCATCCGGGCCTGGCCTGGCGTCGGCATTCCGCTGGCCGTAGCTTATCAGGCGGTAACCGCTGGGCTGGCAGCCCAGGGCGCGCTTCCAGGCCCCCTGGTGGCGTTCCTGCAAAGCAAAGCCAGTCAGATTCAGGGCTTTTCGTCAGGACTGATGGTCACTCCTGACGGGGCCGTGCTTACCAGCCTGGAAGATGTACCCGCTGCGCGTCAGACGATCACCAACTCGTATGAACTGGGGTATAAAGGGCTGTTTGCCAACAAGCTGCTGGTAATGGTCGATCTGTACTACACCCGTAAGAAAAACTTTATTAGCGAGCTGCAGCCCTTTACCCCGCTCGTGGTGACGCCTGGCGTGGCCAACGATCTGGCCGCGGCCATTATGGATGCCTTTACGGATGATGAACTGGCTGCCTATGGGCTGGACCGGCAGACCCTGGCCGGTATCTATCAGCAGGCTGCCGCTGCCCTGGCCGCGAATCCCATTGGGCTTATTGAGCCGGTCGAAAACTTCGATCCGAATCGAAAGCCTGAACTGCTGCTTACCTACGTAAACTTTGGAGACGTGGACTATTATGGCGTTGACGTAGCCGTGCAATGGACGCCAGATGCGCGGTGGAATCTATTTGCCAACTTCTCATGGGTCAGCGATAACTTCTTTGACGATGAGGAGCTGGGCGAACCCGGCACTGGACGCGAGATCTCAATGAACGCACCGCGCTACAAAGTGGGAGGTGGAGTAACGTACACCGCTCCTTCGGGGCTGTCAATTAACCTGGCCGGGCGTTACGTAGATAAGTTTGAGGTGCGCTCGGGTATCTTCAGAGGTACGGTTGAGAGCTACTTCCTGCTTGATCTGGGAGTAGGCTATGACCTGAGCCGCCTGGCGCCTGGCCTGCGCATTGACATACTGGCGCAAAACCTGCTCAATAACAAGCATCGCGAATATATCGGCGCGCCCAAGATGGGACGGCTGATTACGACGCGCCTGACCTACACCGTAGGAGGATACTAA
- a CDS encoding 4-coumarate--CoA ligase family protein: MRIYKSPFADVPIPEISLPEMVFQRVDTHPDKPALIEGMTGRTLSYAQLRARAQAFAAGLAARGFRKGDVLAIYSPNLPEYAVVFYGVAMAGGIVTTVNPLYTVDELAHQLEDSGARLLVTFPMFLENARAAAERAGVEEVIVIGEAEGATPLAALLQTSAEPPAVEIQPREDLVVLPYSSGTTGRPKGVMLTHYNLVANIAQTMAVEQFEEDEVLIGILPFYHIYGMTVIMSMALHAGCTVVTMPRFDLEQFLELLQRYRITTAFLVPPIILALAKHPLVDQYDLSSLRYVNSGAAPLPEPVARQCAERLNVIVRQGYGMTETSPVTHFLPRGYPIKLSSVGVAVPNTEFRIVDVATHEDVPEGETGELWIRGPQVMKGYWKNPQATRDTIDDEGWLHTGDVARIDADGYLYIVDRVKELIKYKGYQVAPAELEEILQGHPAVADVAVVPSPDEEAGEVPKAYVVLKPGMQATAEELMAYVAERVAPYKKIRRVAFVEEIPKTLSGKILRRELVRREREAAGLA; encoded by the coding sequence ATGCGCATTTACAAGAGTCCTTTTGCCGACGTTCCGATTCCGGAGATTTCGCTGCCGGAGATGGTCTTCCAGCGGGTGGATACGCATCCGGACAAGCCGGCGCTCATTGAGGGGATGACAGGGCGCACGCTGAGCTACGCGCAGCTTCGCGCGCGGGCGCAGGCCTTTGCGGCCGGTCTGGCTGCCCGGGGGTTTCGGAAAGGAGATGTGCTGGCCATCTACAGCCCCAACTTGCCAGAGTATGCCGTTGTGTTCTATGGGGTGGCGATGGCCGGTGGTATTGTCACCACTGTCAATCCGCTTTATACTGTTGATGAGCTGGCGCATCAACTGGAGGATTCCGGAGCCCGGTTGCTGGTAACATTCCCGATGTTTCTGGAAAACGCGCGGGCAGCCGCCGAACGTGCGGGCGTAGAGGAGGTGATTGTCATTGGTGAGGCTGAGGGGGCTACGCCGCTGGCTGCGCTGTTGCAGACCAGCGCCGAGCCACCGGCTGTGGAAATTCAACCGCGCGAGGATCTGGTGGTGTTGCCGTATTCAAGTGGCACCACGGGACGGCCCAAGGGCGTCATGCTCACGCACTATAACCTGGTGGCGAATATTGCTCAGACAATGGCCGTCGAGCAATTCGAAGAGGACGAGGTGCTTATTGGCATTTTGCCGTTTTACCACATATACGGCATGACAGTCATTATGAGCATGGCGCTCCATGCTGGATGTACGGTAGTCACCATGCCGCGCTTCGATCTGGAGCAGTTTCTAGAGCTGCTCCAACGCTATCGGATTACAACCGCCTTTCTGGTGCCTCCCATTATCCTGGCGCTGGCGAAGCATCCGCTGGTGGATCAGTATGACCTGTCCAGTCTGCGCTACGTCAACTCCGGGGCAGCTCCTCTGCCGGAGCCGGTGGCGCGCCAGTGTGCAGAGCGACTGAACGTCATCGTGCGTCAGGGATACGGCATGACGGAGACAAGTCCCGTAACGCATTTCTTGCCGCGCGGCTATCCCATCAAGCTTTCGTCGGTGGGCGTGGCGGTGCCGAATACGGAGTTCCGCATTGTGGATGTGGCGACCCATGAAGATGTGCCGGAAGGAGAGACAGGCGAGCTGTGGATTCGGGGACCTCAGGTGATGAAGGGCTACTGGAAAAATCCGCAGGCGACGCGCGACACGATTGACGACGAGGGATGGTTGCACACCGGCGATGTTGCCCGCATCGACGCGGACGGCTACCTGTACATTGTGGACCGGGTAAAAGAGCTCATCAAGTACAAAGGCTATCAGGTAGCACCGGCCGAGCTGGAGGAGATTCTGCAGGGCCATCCGGCGGTGGCCGACGTGGCGGTGGTGCCAAGCCCCGATGAAGAGGCGGGCGAGGTTCCCAAGGCCTATGTAGTGCTCAAGCCTGGCATGCAGGCAACCGCTGAGGAATTAATGGCCTATGTAGCCGAACGGGTAGCGCCGTACAAAAAGATTCGCCGCGTGGCGTTCGTGGAGGAAATCCCCAAGACGCTGTCAGGCAAAATCCTGCGACGGGAACTGGTGCGGCGCGAGCGGGAGGCTGCGGGATTGGCGTAA
- a CDS encoding SDR family oxidoreductase — protein sequence MQLVTGGSLKGKVLFITGASRGIGKAIALRAARDGARIVIAAKTVEPHPKLPGTIYTAAEEIRAVGGEALPLPVDVRFEDQIQEAVEKAVAHFGGIDILVNNASAIYLAGTLETPMKRFDLMHQVNVRATFACSQACLPHLMKAENPHILVLSPPLKLEPRWFAPHLAYTLSKYGMSMCVLGMAEEFREAGVAVNALWPRTTIATAAVRNLLGGEEMVRRSRKPEIMADAAHVILTQPSRQCTGQFFIDEDVLRQVGVTDFTPYAVDPSIGELTPDLFV from the coding sequence ATGCAGCTTGTAACAGGAGGGTCCCTCAAGGGGAAAGTATTGTTCATTACCGGCGCGAGTCGCGGTATTGGCAAAGCGATCGCGCTGCGGGCTGCGCGCGATGGGGCGCGCATCGTGATTGCAGCTAAGACGGTAGAGCCCCACCCGAAACTGCCGGGCACTATTTACACAGCAGCCGAAGAAATTCGGGCAGTCGGGGGAGAGGCGTTGCCGCTTCCGGTCGATGTGCGCTTTGAGGATCAGATCCAGGAGGCTGTTGAAAAAGCCGTTGCCCACTTTGGGGGAATCGACATCCTGGTGAACAATGCCAGTGCAATCTATCTGGCAGGCACCCTTGAAACGCCCATGAAGCGTTTTGATCTGATGCATCAGGTGAACGTGCGCGCAACGTTTGCCTGCTCGCAGGCCTGCCTGCCGCATCTGATGAAGGCGGAAAACCCGCATATTCTGGTATTGTCGCCGCCGCTCAAGCTAGAGCCGCGGTGGTTTGCGCCGCATCTGGCCTATACGCTTTCGAAATATGGCATGTCGATGTGCGTGCTGGGAATGGCCGAGGAATTTCGCGAGGCCGGGGTGGCGGTCAATGCGCTATGGCCGCGCACGACGATTGCAACGGCCGCCGTGCGTAATCTGCTGGGCGGCGAAGAGATGGTGCGGCGCTCCCGCAAGCCTGAGATTATGGCCGATGCAGCGCATGTTATTCTGACGCAACCCAGTCGCCAGTGCACCGGGCAGTTCTTCATCGACGAGGACGTGCTGCGCCAGGTAGGCGTGACAGATTTCACGCCGTATGCGGTTGATCCCTCCATCGGGGAATTGACGCCCGATCTTTTTGTCTGA
- a CDS encoding enoyl-CoA hydratase/isomerase family protein — protein MQVTMHETLLLERDGPVAVLTLNRPERRNALNRTLEKALHNALLHVRDDPDIRAIVLTGAGPDFCSGADLDAFQANPSPAFVRQHLLQVYGPLVELITSIEKPILGAINGTAAGAGCSLALACDLRIMADNASLMLAFSNIGLVPDMGATFLLVRLVGYARAFEMAAEGQRIPASRCLSWGLANRVVPADRLQEEARRWAHELAARPTLALGLTKTALHYALTASLREAVAYEALLQQQCILSNDHREGVQAFLEKRPPVFTGS, from the coding sequence ATGCAGGTAACAATGCACGAAACGCTGCTCCTTGAACGCGACGGGCCGGTGGCTGTGTTAACGTTGAACCGACCCGAACGACGCAATGCGCTCAATCGCACTCTGGAAAAGGCGCTGCACAACGCGCTGCTGCACGTGCGAGACGATCCAGATATCCGCGCCATCGTGCTGACCGGTGCGGGACCTGACTTCTGCTCAGGTGCCGATCTGGACGCCTTTCAGGCCAACCCCTCACCGGCCTTCGTGCGCCAGCACTTGCTGCAGGTCTACGGCCCTCTGGTTGAACTGATAACGTCGATCGAAAAACCCATCCTGGGCGCTATCAATGGCACCGCGGCCGGGGCCGGATGCTCGCTGGCGCTGGCCTGCGACCTGCGCATCATGGCCGACAACGCAAGCCTGATGCTGGCTTTTAGCAACATCGGCCTGGTCCCCGACATGGGGGCCACGTTTCTACTGGTGCGCCTGGTGGGCTATGCACGCGCCTTTGAAATGGCAGCCGAAGGGCAGCGCATCCCGGCCAGCCGTTGTCTTTCGTGGGGACTGGCCAACCGGGTGGTGCCAGCAGACCGACTCCAGGAAGAAGCGCGTCGCTGGGCCCATGAGCTGGCGGCCCGTCCCACGCTAGCCCTGGGCCTGACCAAAACAGCCCTGCACTATGCACTTACCGCTTCCTTGCGTGAGGCCGTTGCCTATGAAGCGCTCCTTCAGCAACAGTGCATCCTGAGCAACGACCACCGCGAAGGGGTCCAGGCCTTCCTGGAAAAACGTCCCCCCGTATTTACCGGAAGCTGA
- a CDS encoding amidase gives MELWQHSALELGQLIARRELRAVEVVEHFLERIAALNPTLNALVTLDPEGALAAAQAVDEQLDRGESLSPLAGVPVTIKDLTETKGLRTTYGSVLLRNHVPTVDAVLVERLRRAGLPILGKTNTPEFGGKFDTENRLFGATRNPWKLSHSPGGSSGGAAAQVAAGLGPLAHGNDGGGSIRVPASCCGVFGLKPQFGRVPFWPRQDSWATLNHEGPLARTVRDAAVLLDIMAGPDARDPYSLPGPVPSFLASCEGDVQGLRVAWSPTPGYGRIDPEVKTLCETAARTFEDLGCYVEEASPRLDFPAEAFLGIIVPRMVAQLERDLPPDFAAHLDPMLAVFLPYADHLSSRDVARAEFTRLQLYDRVEAFLQQYDLWLLPVMAAPPHRSGEFGPTEVAGHPVESPLEPFFTFPFNLTGHPAASVPAGFTQEGLPVGLQLVGRRFDEATVLRAAACYEAARPWANHWPEIALQPTNHA, from the coding sequence ATGGAACTGTGGCAACACTCCGCACTCGAACTGGGCCAGTTGATTGCCCGCCGAGAGCTGCGTGCCGTCGAAGTGGTCGAGCATTTTCTAGAGCGCATCGCCGCGCTAAATCCTACCCTTAACGCGCTTGTCACGCTGGACCCGGAAGGTGCTCTGGCGGCTGCCCAGGCTGTGGATGAACAGTTGGACCGTGGCGAATCCCTTTCGCCGCTGGCCGGAGTGCCCGTCACGATCAAGGATCTGACGGAAACGAAAGGTCTGCGGACCACGTACGGCTCGGTGCTGCTGCGCAACCACGTGCCCACCGTCGATGCCGTGCTCGTTGAGCGGCTGCGCCGGGCTGGACTCCCCATTCTGGGCAAAACCAACACGCCGGAATTCGGTGGCAAATTCGACACCGAGAATCGTCTGTTTGGCGCCACACGCAATCCCTGGAAGCTGTCGCACAGCCCGGGCGGCTCTTCGGGAGGAGCAGCCGCCCAGGTAGCGGCCGGCCTAGGCCCTCTTGCTCACGGCAACGATGGTGGGGGCTCGATTCGCGTGCCTGCCTCCTGTTGCGGCGTGTTCGGACTTAAACCGCAGTTCGGACGCGTGCCTTTCTGGCCCCGCCAGGATAGCTGGGCCACGCTGAACCACGAAGGCCCTCTTGCCCGAACCGTGCGCGACGCGGCCGTCCTGCTGGACATCATGGCCGGGCCAGATGCCCGCGATCCCTACAGCCTGCCCGGCCCTGTCCCTTCGTTTCTGGCTTCCTGCGAAGGCGACGTGCAGGGCCTGCGAGTGGCCTGGAGCCCTACCCCAGGCTATGGCCGCATCGATCCCGAAGTGAAAACGCTCTGCGAGACGGCCGCTCGCACCTTTGAAGACCTGGGTTGTTACGTCGAAGAAGCTTCTCCGCGGTTGGACTTTCCTGCGGAAGCGTTCCTGGGCATTATCGTCCCCCGCATGGTTGCCCAGCTTGAACGCGACCTGCCTCCAGACTTTGCAGCGCACCTGGATCCCATGCTGGCCGTCTTTCTACCTTATGCCGATCACCTTTCATCCCGCGACGTAGCTCGCGCCGAATTTACCCGGCTACAACTTTATGATCGGGTGGAAGCCTTCTTGCAACAATACGATCTCTGGCTTTTGCCGGTTATGGCGGCTCCTCCTCATCGCTCGGGTGAATTCGGTCCTACCGAAGTGGCAGGCCACCCGGTCGAAAGTCCTCTAGAACCATTCTTTACGTTTCCATTCAACTTGACCGGACACCCGGCCGCCAGCGTGCCGGCTGGTTTTACGCAGGAGGGATTACCCGTCGGTCTGCAACTTGTCGGTCGACGCTTTGACGAAGCTACCGTTCTGCGGGCCGCAGCCTGTTACGAGGCGGCTCGTCCATGGGCCAACCATTGGCCTGAGATTGCGCTTCAGCCAACCAACCACGCCTGA
- a CDS encoding SDR family NAD(P)-dependent oxidoreductase: MSEHRNSFTTNLKDKVALITGASRGIGRAIAEAYAAAGARVVLAARKAEALEAVAEVIRKQGGEVLAIPTHVGHPEEVDALVARAVETFGGIDILVNNAATNPHFGPILTAEPSHWDKTFEVNVKGYFYTARACHPHMKRRGGGKIINIASIAGKRPQPGMGVYCVTKAAVLMLTEVLAAELASDNIQVNAIVPGFIRTRFSRVLWETPTLHDTIVQQIPQRRMAEPDELIGLALFLASEASNYMTGTALPIDGGLLIGYSPMKLS; this comes from the coding sequence ATGAGCGAACACCGCAATTCATTTACAACCAACCTGAAGGACAAAGTAGCCCTGATCACCGGCGCAAGCCGCGGCATTGGACGAGCTATTGCCGAAGCGTACGCGGCTGCCGGCGCCCGCGTCGTCCTAGCTGCTCGTAAGGCCGAAGCGCTTGAGGCTGTGGCCGAAGTAATCCGTAAACAGGGCGGCGAAGTCCTGGCCATTCCCACCCATGTCGGCCACCCCGAGGAGGTAGATGCTCTGGTTGCCCGAGCTGTTGAGACCTTTGGCGGCATCGACATTCTGGTTAACAACGCGGCGACCAATCCGCACTTTGGCCCGATTTTGACGGCCGAACCGTCGCACTGGGACAAAACCTTTGAGGTAAACGTCAAGGGCTATTTTTACACAGCCCGCGCCTGCCATCCCCACATGAAACGCCGAGGTGGAGGCAAAATCATCAACATTGCCTCCATTGCAGGGAAGCGCCCTCAACCCGGCATGGGCGTCTACTGCGTTACCAAAGCGGCCGTGCTCATGCTGACCGAAGTGCTGGCCGCTGAACTGGCTTCCGACAATATCCAGGTCAACGCAATCGTGCCGGGCTTCATCCGGACGCGTTTTAGTCGCGTGCTCTGGGAAACCCCAACCCTGCACGACACCATCGTGCAGCAAATTCCCCAGCGCCGCATGGCTGAACCTGATGAGCTGATCGGCCTGGCGCTGTTTCTGGCCTCGGAAGCCTCTAACTATATGACAGGCACAGCCCTTCCCATTGACGGAGGTTTACTGATTGGTTATTCACCCATGAAGCTGTCATGA
- a CDS encoding acyl-CoA dehydrogenase family protein, translated as MNTQVLPNTLLDEVQSFLESRVYPLEQRLLRKGLGALREELEQLRAEVKARGWWCPPLPQHLGGMGLSLTEFAHLSERLGRTPLGHYLFNCQAPDIGNMELLLAHGTPEQQERFLQPLVRGEIRSCFAMTEPEHAGSNPVWLSTTARREGDYYILDGHKWFVTGAEDAAFAIVMAITNPEAERPHERASLLIVPTDTPGFLHVRRLPVMGELGEGWLSHSEVRFERCRVPLSYRLGPEGAGFALAQERLGPGRIHHAMRWIGICERALALMCRYALRRELAPGQPLADQQVVRHAIADSRAEIEAARHLILATAEKIEQAGTHAARVDISLLKFYVAGVLQRVLDRALQVHGALGMTDDTILAFWYRHERAARIYDGPDEVHRDLVARLELRRYLET; from the coding sequence ATGAATACGCAGGTCTTACCGAACACCTTACTGGACGAGGTGCAATCCTTTCTTGAATCGCGGGTATACCCGCTGGAGCAGCGCCTGTTGCGCAAAGGATTAGGGGCGCTGCGCGAGGAACTGGAGCAACTACGCGCCGAAGTAAAGGCCCGCGGCTGGTGGTGTCCTCCGCTCCCCCAGCACCTGGGCGGCATGGGATTGTCGCTTACGGAATTCGCTCATCTGAGCGAGCGTCTGGGCCGCACGCCGCTGGGCCATTACCTGTTCAACTGCCAGGCACCCGACATCGGGAATATGGAGCTGCTGCTGGCCCATGGTACGCCGGAGCAGCAGGAGCGCTTTCTCCAGCCCCTGGTACGGGGCGAAATACGCAGCTGTTTTGCCATGACGGAGCCAGAGCATGCCGGTTCCAACCCCGTCTGGCTCAGCACCACAGCCCGCCGCGAAGGAGATTACTATATTCTTGACGGCCACAAGTGGTTCGTTACAGGTGCTGAGGATGCAGCCTTCGCCATTGTGATGGCCATCACCAATCCGGAGGCCGAGCGCCCTCATGAGCGGGCCAGTCTGCTCATCGTTCCTACCGATACACCGGGTTTTTTGCATGTGCGTCGGCTGCCTGTCATGGGCGAGCTGGGCGAGGGATGGCTAAGCCACTCCGAAGTGCGCTTTGAACGTTGCCGCGTCCCTCTAAGCTACCGGCTGGGGCCCGAAGGCGCAGGCTTTGCGCTGGCGCAGGAGCGGTTAGGCCCGGGCCGGATTCATCATGCCATGCGCTGGATTGGCATTTGCGAACGCGCACTGGCCCTGATGTGTCGTTATGCGCTGCGCCGGGAGCTGGCGCCGGGACAGCCCCTGGCCGATCAGCAGGTAGTCCGGCATGCCATTGCCGACAGTCGGGCTGAAATTGAAGCCGCTCGCCACCTTATCCTGGCCACTGCCGAGAAAATCGAACAAGCGGGCACTCATGCCGCACGTGTCGATATTTCACTGCTCAAGTTTTACGTGGCGGGTGTGCTGCAACGCGTGCTCGACCGAGCGCTGCAGGTGCATGGCGCGCTGGGTATGACCGACGACACTATTCTGGCCTTCTGGTACCGCCACGAACGCGCTGCTCGCATCTACGACGGTCCGGACGAGGTGCATCGCGACCTGGTCGCGCGTTTGGAGCTACGCCGCTATCTGGAAACCTGA